One Bombilactobacillus folatiphilus genomic window, ATAATAATGGTGACAATATTGACAATCAAAGCAATGAGTGGACTTTTCAGCAAGAAGACATCAATCAGAGAAACTGCCAAGATGGCTACTAAACCAATGATTAAAGTCCTGCTCCATCTAGAGAGATCTGTTTTGGTGAGATAACCATATCCTGCCATGACGAAGAAAATAACCGATGTTAAAATTAATGCTTGTGTGATGCTTTTTGCAGAATAAGTGAAAAAGATGGGAACACCTAAAATCGAAAAGACACCGAGAAAGGCCAAGTAACAGACAAAGGTCAATAAATAGGAACTTTGAACAAATGACCGACACAAACTTAATAAAATCATCGCCACAACAATGATTACGATTGATGACATAATTGGATGATTAGTCATCCAGCTTAAAATCGGCATGGAAATCGCCTGATTTTTGGCTAAAGCAAACGCGGCAGCTAACCAAAAAACAATTCCTAAACCAGTATATAGGTAAACCAAAGAAGTGAATTTGCTTAATCCAGCAACTTGAGTTTCTTCATATGCTTGCATAAAATTCCCCCGTAACGTATTGCTTACAACATACTGGAACCAGTTTTAAATGTCAAATAGATTATTT contains:
- a CDS encoding Bax inhibitor-1/YccA family protein; translated protein: MQAYEETQVAGLSKFTSLVYLYTGLGIVFWLAAAFALAKNQAISMPILSWMTNHPIMSSIVIIVVAMILLSLCRSFVQSSYLLTFVCYLAFLGVFSILGVPIFFTYSAKSITQALILTSVIFFVMAGYGYLTKTDLSRWSRTLIIGLVAILAVSLIDVFLLKSPLIALIVNIVTIIIFMGYIAYDSQNLKRIYTASQGQNLGALALVASVDLILDFINLLMNLLAIFGNNDN